GCATCGTAGCATCAACCATCGGCTCTGCAATGCTTATATGCTTCCCGCACTTCTGGGCGAGATTGACAACAAAGGAGTCAAGCTCGTCAGGATCGTTGAATATTATGTTCGTGCGGAGGTTTGTGTAGTTGCGGTGGTAGACGTACATGTACTTCTGCACACCATTGCAGGAGATATCCTCAAGCATGGGATCAAACATTAGGGGAGTGATCTTGTCATAATAAAGAAAGTCCCTCATGATATAATACCAGATTTTGTAATATCCTCTATCATCAAGGTCAAACCCGATTTCGGAAAGGAGGTCATCAAAAACTTCCTTTAAAAACGCCTCTTTGTTTATTTTTTCATCTTCGAAAGGCTCCTCCTCAAGTTTGTCTCTGAGGAGGAGTGAGAGTTCACCGTAAATCTCCATCTCGTACGGAGAAAGACGTGGCTCAATAACATGATATCTGTATTCCTGCTCTTCATCGTTGTATATTATGTATATCTTACAAAAAGGCTCCTGAACCCAGTACTCCTCAACGACGACCCAGCCAACAGGCGGAGAATACTCAACCAGCTCACCGTGTTCCTCAACGCTATACTCTTTTCTCTCAACCTTACCAGCGATTTTCTTCTTCTTTTTGACTTTAATTACTTCTTCTCTTTTTTTTGCCTCCTCAATGGCGTCTAAAGCTTCTCTTTCATAATCTTCAAGCTGCTGATCTTCTTCCTGCTGTACTTCCTGCTGTGTTTTTCTTCTCCTTATTTTGAGCATCATGATAACGTGTAAAAAATCATAATTAAAATTTTCTCTGGATGAGGTCAGTTCTCATAGTTTGTACTTTTAGAAGTCTAATTACAGGGAATTCTCGAAGTCAGAATCATTATTACAGTCGAACCAGGATGTGATAACTGAATATTTGATGTTTGCTAACCGAAATCTATATAAGACTGATATTTGCTGACTTACCACAACGAAACGGAGAGAATTCATCAAGTGTACTGCTATCTTCAGCGCTACAGCAGCAGGAATACCACCATTTAGTCTTGTCAGTCTACCCAATATAGTAGAAAAAAGAGGCGAGGGGCTTGTTGTCTATCCCTTCCTTTATAGATTCGTCAGCAAATCGTTTCAGATCATAAACACCAAGCTGTGGGATTGCAAGTGGTGTACCAACAAATTTACTCCTCTCAAAAATGCAACACCGGCGATTCTAGGCATTGGTAAAATCATTGCATTTGTGAAATCAGCACTACCGATATAAATCAGTATTTCAGTAAAGTCGCAAGAATGGAAAAGATAGCCTCGCAATACTTCTACCGAATATTCCCCGACTCCGAGAACATGGATCTGTATCTGCCCCGGGAGATGGTTCAGTTCGAGATAAAACCTGGGAAACTAACGAGAAGCTGGAGGTGGAGCAAGGGTGGTGGAGAACTGGCTTAACCTCCACGTAACTTCTGTCTGCCAGCTGAATTGCAGGCAATGCTACTTCAAGCGCTATGATGGCAGGAAGGGCGAAATTCCGCTGGATGCTATAGCAAGGATTTGTGAAGATTTCCTGTCTACTGACTTTCCGCTTGACGGCTACACAATAATTCTTGGTGGTGGTGAGCCCTTGCTATATTCGCGTAAGGACTATATTTTCCTGTAATGGATCTATGAGTGGAGAAGATGTTGTTTGTTTTGAGATAGACAAAGATGGGAACGTTTATTACATTGAATGTGAGTAGGAGGTGTTATGGGTGAATAAAAAAGGAAAGAAATTGTTGATCGTGTTGTGTGGTGCTTTATTGATTGGAATCATTGTTTTTGTCAACTCCAACGAACGGAAAAAGGAAGAAATCAGGAAAATCAATGCGAAGCTCAGGGAAGAGTTCGGGGATGAAGCCGCCTGGATGATCTCCGTAAATCCGAGAACTGGAGAGAAAAGTGTTGATGTGTTTGTCCACTCAATGCCTGCCAATCAAAAGTTGAACACGACAATTGACGGTTGGAGAGTCATGTCTACAGCACCCGCCGGTGAAGGTAACGAGGTAATCTTTTAAAATCATTGTGGGTTAACGAGCCTTTCTGCAACCTTTTCCACTTTTTTCAAAACTTTGCTTTCATCCATTGAAAGCACAGAACTATCCTCAACCACCAGCTCCCCATCAACAATCACATTGCTAACCTCACAGCCGGTGCTTGCGAATAGGATGGAACTCGCCGGATCGTGCACTGGATGGTGTCTCAGAGATCTGTCTATCGTTACAATATCTGCCAGAGCCCCTTTTTTCAGAACTCCACCGAACAGGTTGTACGCCCTGTAGCCATTTTCGGTTGCCACCTTTAGCCAGGTTGACGGAGGGAGAACTCTCTTTCGGAGGTTCTGGAGTAGAGCGGCGAGTCTGATTTCCTGCAGAAGATTCAGCATGTTATTACTTGCAGCCCCATCACTGGCGAGTGAGACGTTTATCCCCATTTTCAGCATCTCATACACCCTCGCTATACCCGATGACAGTTTCATGTTGCTTGATGGACAGTGGGCAACAGAGGTGCCGGTGGTTGCGAGCAACTCCATTTCAGAGTCCGTCAGCCATACGGCATGTGCAACGAGAGTTTTATCGTCCAGAAAGCCGATTGAGTGCAGCAGTTCTGCAGGCCTCATGCCATACTTTTTCTTTATTTCTTTGACCTCCCACAGAGTTTCGGAGAGGTGTATGTGCTTTATAACATTCAAATCTCTGCCAATTTCTGCCACCTTTTCTAAAAATTCCGGTGAGCACGTGTATGGAGCGTGGGGTGTGAGCATGCACCTCACCCTTCCACCAAAACTGCCATCATATTTTTTGATCAGTTCAACCCCAATCTTCAGCTCCTCTTCACCCCTCTTCTCATCTCCCCTGTCCGCCATTCCATAGCCGATTACAGCCCTCATCCCCGATTCTCCAACTGCCTGGACAACTCCGTCCATGTAAATGTACATATCAGCAAAGGCTGTAATCCCGGATTTTAGCATCTCAACACAGGCAAGCACGCTGCCCCAGTAAACGTCTCTCTCCCTCATTCTTCCCTCAATTTCCCAGACCTTTTCGAGCCAGTCTCTAAGCGGTAAACCCTCCGCATAGCCTCTAAGAAGAGTCATGGCCGCATGCGTGTGGGTGTTGAAAAATCCCGGAAAAATGAACATTTTCGATGCATCGATCTCAATATCTCCCCTGATGTCTTCTTTACCAACATACGAGATTCTGTTTCCGTTAATACCAACACTGCACTCGATAAATTTCCCGTTGATGAAACATAACCCGTTTTTAACCGCGATATCGTACATGGAGTGTCTTGAACAGTACCCGGATATGATACTTTCGTTCAGCAAGTTTAAAATAATGTAAACTGACAAAATTTATGAACGTTCTTCTCAGCAGGAAGGATACGATTAGATTCTTGATTCTCTCTGAACTTATGGTAAACCCGGAATGTAATCAGCGTGACATTGCCAGAAAGCTGAATCTAACACCTCAGGCAATATCAGAGCATTTCAAGGAGATGGTTGGTGAGGGACTGATAAATGTCATTCACAAAGGTTATTACGAGGTTACAAAGAAGGGAGAGGAATGGATGTCCCGAAATCTCATCGATCTGCACGTTTTCAGCGAAGAACTCCTCAAGAAAATATACTCAAAAACGGTTGTTGCGATTGCGAAAGGGAAAATAAAAGAAAACGATAGGGTTAGATACTGGTTTGGCGATGGATATATATTTGCAGAAAAAAGCTCAAACGGAAATGGAACGGCCTTAACGTCTGCAGAAGATGGGGAGGATATCCTCATTAAACCCACGGGAAGTTTTGAACCGCCTGAGAAGGGGGAGATAATTGTTGTCAAGGTTCCGGATGTTGCCGAAGGAGGAAGCAGGAGACTGAATCTCAATGAATTCAGAGAACTTGTCAGATCACGCCCAAAAAGTATAGTTGTGGCGATAGGAATCGAGGCACTTGTGGCATGCAGGAAAATAAGGGTTGAACCGATATTTTTTGGTGCAAAAGAGGTTTGCATCGAAGCAGCTCATCAGGGCAGCGGAGTCATTGTTGCGTGCACGGAGGGCAGGATAAATGATCTGCTCAGAAGTCTCATAGACGAAAATCTTGAATTTGAGATCAAGGACATAGTTATTTAAGGAAAATTATATTTCCTCTACCTTTTTTGACCTTCTCCACAACCCCTCTTCTTTCAAGATCTGCTATTATTAAGCTCATCTTTGCCTCGCTGTATCCGAGCCTCTTTCTAAGTTCCTTCTGGGTTATTCTTCCGCCTTCTCTTTTTATTATCTCAACCACCTCTGCCAGGTCTTCAGGTAAGTCGTCTGCATGTTCTGCAGACAGCACTCCGGAAGGCACGTCTGTTTGTTCTGCTTCTCTTCCCGACCTCCTCTTGATAAGGTAAAGCGCCACAACAATAAAAGCAGAGGCTGCAGCAGCGAGGAGATAGTAAGGTGGCTCACTTTCTACGTTAATTGCAGGAAATTCGGGAACCTCCTCGATTTCTCCAAGTTTGGGGAAAAGAATTAGGTCGAACCTCGTTGTGTTTTTTACAGTAAGGTTCTCCACTGCCATATATTCTCCAGACCATGCAATTATTGTGTAATTTCCCGGCGAAACGTTGAAACTGTAGCTGCCATCCTCAGAAACAATACGCTGGACAGTTCCATCTTTTATCTCAACTATAACGTCCTTCATCACATCGAGCGTATCCCATCGGTAGATTTTTCCGTAAATTTCAGCTCCGTCTGCAACTGCTATTGCCAGGATCAAGACCAGTACAACAACGGACAACCTCATAGCAAATCTCTAACCTTTGCTACCGGGGGCGTCTCTCTTTTATGTTTCGTTCTCTCCACCAACTCCAGAACCTTTACGAACTTTTCGTCCTCTCTTTTCTCACCCTTTTCAATGGCCTTCAGTATCTCATCAAGCTCCTGGTAGGTAATCCCGAGTTCCCCCTCATCAGTTTGTCCCCTCCACAAACCGGCAGATGGTTTTTTCTTTACTATTCTTTCCGGCACTCCAATGTATGATGCCAGCCGGAATACCTCTGTTTTATAAAGGTCACCGATCGGAAGAAAATCAACACCTCCATCCCCGTATTTGGTGAAATACCCGATCATAAGCTCACTCTTGTTTCCGGTTCCTGCAACAACTCTGTTCATGCTGTTGGCATGGTAATAGTTGAGAATCATCCTTATCCTTGGCTTCAGGTTCGCCAATGCCAGCCCCTTACGTTCACCGTCAGCAGATTCCAAAAAAGCATTCAGAATCTCATTTATTTCAATAATTTTGTATTTTATTCCCAGTTTCTCGGCAATTTCAATAGCATCTCTAACGTCTTCCTCGGGTGTAACGCCCCTTTCGGGCATTATCAGTCCAAAGACCCTTTCATTTCCCAGAGCCTTGACACATAAATATGCCACGGTGCTGCTGTCAACACCCCCACTTAACCCAATAACCACACCTTCGGATTGTGATGAGTTGACAAAATTTATTATGAAGGACTCAATTCGCTCAGTAACTCTGTCCCAGTTCATGCAGTCTTTTTTTTGTCTAGGAATAAAAAACTTCCTTACTCCCAGAATGCCGTCAAAAAGTTTTTGTCTGTTAAAGCCTCAATAAGAGCATGGTGGTTGAAAGGCGGATGACAAAAAAGTTTTTGGAGGACGCATTTGCCGGTGAAAGCCAGGCGCATGTGAAGTACGCAATATTTGCTGAACAGGCTGAGAAAGAGGGATACGGCAATGTTGCAAAGCTCTTCAGGGCAATTGCATTTGCAGAGCTTGTTCATGCCAGAAACCATCTTAAAGCTCTCGGGAATGTAGAGAGTACAGCAGAAAACCTCGAAACTGCAATTAGGGGAGAGTCATACGAGGTTGATGAAATGTATCCCGTTTTCAACAAGGTTGCAGAGTTTCAGGGCGAAAAAGAGGCTCAGAAATCTACGTACTACGCTCTTTCGGCAGAAAAAATTCACGTGGACCTCTACAAGAAGGCAAAGGAAGCTGTTGAAAGCGGAAAGGATGTAGAAATTGAGAAAGTCTACATATGTCCTGTTTGTGGTTTTACGGTCGTTGATGAGGCTCCAGAATTCTGTCCGATCTGTGGGACAAAAAGAGACATCTTCAAACAGTTTTGAGGATAAAATAAATAAAGCCAGAACAGAGCAGAAATCATGGACTTCCTGAGAGTGGAGTTTGACATTCAGCATCATCTGGTACTCTCAAAGAAGAACCGCAGAGACCATGCTCTCATTAGGATGATAGTTTCAACTCTCTCAACACCGGGAGAACTTGCAAATCTCAGTAAGAGAGATTTCAGATTCAAAAAGACAAAATCATTCGATTACTATACAGTCAGGTTGTCCGAAGGTGGAAGAAGCAGGATTTCTCCTGTGGACAGGAAAACCTATGAGATAATTCAGAGTTTACCGGCAAAGCCGTTTGATCTAACCTGGAAGGAAATGGATGAGATAGTTGCCAAATATTCACCGCTGGACGTAAGGTACACCTGCGTGAAGTTGAGAGAGGCCGTCAAATCGATACTTTCTGACTCCGCATTTTTTGGAGAAATTGAGGATATAAAGGATATCGACAGGAAATACGCTTTTATGATTGACTTCAACCCTCTGTACACCGGTTTCTGGGATCTCGAGGAAGAAGATGGTATTGAAGATTTTGTTTTGAGTTATGCCGAAATCAACAAAATTAAGGACAGCAAAAAAATTGCCTCAGAAACGGGAATTGATGAGGTTATTGTGAGGGAGATACTCGAAAGCGGAAAAAGGAGTATTCTAGCATTTAAAAATTGAGAAAAATTTATCTCTTCGAAGACGAAAAGATTTATCGTGGCGGAAATGAAAGTGGCTGTTGGACTTGTAATGGGCAAATCGTCAATATCCGAGTTCAGCTTCGCTGTAAATCCCTCATGTATCCCAAAATTTGGGGAGTATGTGATGGCAGAAAACAGAGATGGGGAGGGAGTGATAGGAATTGTGAGGGAGATATCTAATTTCAACAGAATGATAATCGACGAAGGATTCAGCTTTGAGTATCTCGTTAAGAACATAGATTTCTCAAGGAAGCTTCTGGAAAAGAATGATGTGGTTGTTGCCAGTGCAACGGTAATTGGCGTCATACGGGGTGGGGAGGTGTACCCAAACAGGGTGCCTATTAAACCAAACTCTGAGGTCAGATTAGCAGATGATGAACTTCTTTCCACACTTTTCAGGTGTAAAAGTGGTGTGGAAATTGGCCAGATGATTGCCAGGCCGGATATATCCGTTTCTCTCGATATAAAACAGCTTGTGCTGAGACATTTTGCAATTCTATCTGTCACGGGAGGCGGAAAATCAAACACAGTGGCTGTACTGGTAAATGACGTGGTAAGGAAGCTCAATGGCACAGTTGTGCTGATAGATCCTCATGGTGAGTACGTCAGTTACACTTTCGAAGATGGCAGTGAAAATGGAAAAAACGTTGTTCCTGCTGGAATAAGGCCGGAAAGACTTGAACCATGGGAATTCGCAAGTCTTGTCGGGATAGACAGGGAGAAGGCTGCGGTTCAGAGAATGCACATGGAGAGGATATTCACGACTGTGAAAAAAGAGGGAAAATCGGGAAAGGAGTTTATGGAGAGGGTTCTGGATATTGCCGAGGAGTGGATAAACCTTGCTTCGGCTAAGGGCGAAGCGGAATACTACGATTTTGGGGGTGTGAAGAGGGCGGTGATGCTTGACCGGCAGGATTTAAATGCTCTTGCAAGAATAAAGGAGTATGTTGCCTCTTTTATGCGAAGGTATGAGGATTTGTTGAGTCAGAATGATATGCTGGCGAGTATAAAATCGGGATACCTCAATGTTGTAAACCTCAGCGGGTTTGACGAAGGGCAGATGAGGGTTGTTGTCGCATATCTTTTGAGGAATCTGCTTCTCGGGAGAATAAATTTTGTCAGAGGTAAGCAGGGATGGGCGAGAATTTGTCCTGCGGTTAGGAAGCCGTTACTCGTTGTGTTCGAAGAGGGGCACATATTCGCACCTAAAGGGGCTGGCAACGACGTTGTGACCTGGATGGGTAGAATCGCCAGAGAAGGGAGGAAATTTGGTATAGGGCTTGGGATAGTCAGTCAGAGGCCAAAGAGGCTGAATGATGATGTTCTGAGCCAGTGCAACACGAAAATAATTCTCAGGATTACAGAACCAAACGATCAGAGGTACGTGCAGCACGCTAGTGAGCATATAAGTGAGGATCTGCTGAGTGATATTGCATCGCTCGGTGTTGGGGAGGCCGTTATTGTGGGTCCCGCAGTAAAGCTCCCGGTGGCGGTAAAAATAAGGAAATTTGCAGGAAATTACGGTGGAAGAGATATTGATGTTATTGGAGAATGGCTGAGTGAAGAAGAGGAACAGAAAAGGCAGATAACCTTAGAGGATCTGGCAGTATGAAGTTCGCCCACATCGCAGATATCCATCTGGGATACGAGCAGTACAATCAGATATGGCGGGCAGAGGACTTCTCAGCTTCTTTTAGAAAAATTGCGGAAAGGTCAATTGAAGAGGACGTTGATTTCGTTATAATAGCCGGAGACCTCTTTCACAGAAGCGTTCCAAGCCCCAAAACTATCAAAGAGGCAATAGAGATTCTTCAGATGTTTAAGAGGGAGAACATTCCTGTGTTTGCGATAGAGGGCAACCACGACAAAACGTCAAGGGACATCTCTGCCTACCACCTCCTTGAGTCCATTGGGATGTTGAACGTCCTCGGTTTAAGAAAAAAAAGAGTTGAGGGAGAATATCTTCGATGCAAGAAAGTGCAGAATGTTTATCTGGTTAAAGGACAGATGGAGGATGTAGAGATCCTTGGTGACAGACACAGAAGCAGATGGCAGCTTGAGAAAATCATTCCGCTGCTGAAACCGGAAAGTGAAAACAGCGTGCTGGTTCTTCATCAGGCAGTGAAGGAGGTTGTGGATATAGACCTCGACATGGCCTACGATCTGACCATAACAGATCTGCCCGAGGCGGGATACTATGCCTTTGGCCACATTCACCTGCCGAGAATGTATGAATTCAGAGGAAGGTACATAGTCTATCCGGGATCAGTAGAGAGATATGATCTGAGAGAAGCCTCTGTGGCGATATCCTACAAAACGGAGCTGACGGTTAGGGAAGGTGTAAGGAAGGGTTTTGTAATTGTGGATGATTTCAAGCCCGAATTCATCGAGATAGATACAAGGGAGATGTACGATGTTGAGATTGAGGCTGAAAATGCCGATGAGCTTGAAAAACGCTTCTTGGAGGTTATGGAAAAAATTGGCGAAGATGGAATTTTAATAGTGAAAATGCGATGTCCCGAAATTGCGGATATTAAAAAGATGAATGAGGTTGCTTTAAAGAGAGCCAGCTATGCCGAGATCAGGTTTGAGAGACGTGTAGAGGATTTTGAAGTTTTGTCCGTTAAAAGCGAAAATGAGTTCTTTACCGATTTCGAACTGAAACTGCTGGATTTGCTGAAGGGTGAAATTGATGAAAGGGAGGTCTATGATTTTCTGATGGAGCACTATCTCAGGCAGAGTCAGGAGGAAGTGAGGCATGAAACAGAAGAAAAAACGGTTGAGGATGCCAAGGGGATAGATAAAAAACCAAAAACACTCCTTGACTTCTTTGGTGGTGATTGAATGAGTCTCGTAATCAGAGAGATTCAAATAAGGAACTTCAGGTCACACTCAAACTCCAAGGTAGAGTTCGATACCGGAATAAACCTCATTGCAGGGAGAAATGGGGCAGGAAAAAGCTCAATACTGGAGGCAATTCTTGTAGCTTTTTACGGTCCGAGACCGGCTGGTTTGAGGAAGAACGAACTTGTGAGAATCAATTCTCCGGGATACTCTCTGAGTCTGACGTTTGAAATTAATGGGAAAGAGGTTACCATCACGAGGAGCAGTAACGGAGAGGCGAGACTGACGGGGATGGAGATTATTGAGGGAGACAGTAACATCACCGAGTGGGTGGAGAAGCACATCTGTCCGAGCCACATATTTACGGGGGCGATATATGTTAGACAGGGAGAAATTGACAGCATTGTAAGGGACGACGAAGGAAGGGAGAGAATTATCAGGAAAATCACGAGAATTGATGATTACGAAAACGCCTGGAAAAACCTCGGGACAGTTTTGAGAATACTGGAAAAAGAGAAAGAAGATTACAGGACATTTTTGGAGCAGGAAGATGAGATAAAAAAGCAAAAAGATGATAAAAAGGCCGAGATCAGATCAACAGAGCGGGAGATTTCGGAAATAATCTCTACGATTGAAAAACTTGAGATTGAAGTTGAAGATTTGAAAAGGAAAAACGACGAATTTGAGAGGCTAAAAAAGGAGATGGAAAAGCTCAACACAAAGTTTAACGAAGTTTCCGGAGATATTAAAGCTTGTGAGTCAAAACTGAGAATGCTGGTGGAGCAGAAAAAGGAGATTGATGGCAGAATAAAGGATCTTGAAAAAAATGTGGAGGAGATGGAGAGGATAAGGCCGAATGCTGAACTCTACATTGAGCTTGATAGGATGCTTTCCCGAGTTGTAAAGAGGCTAAAAGAGCTGGACGAGGCTGAGAGTATTGCCAGAGAGAAAATAGTCAGGATAAGGACGGAGCTTGACAGATCAGGCAGGGATGCGGAGAAGCTCGAAGAAGTAAGAGACAGGCTGAGGAGAGTCGAATTCGCAGTGAGGGAAGTTGAAGAGAAGTCGAAAATCTGGAACTCACTCAAGACGAAGCTTGAGAGACTTGAAAATTTAAAGACAAAGCTTGAGGAAAGAAATTACACTGTAGAGATCGTAGATGAGCTGTACGAAACACTTCTCAAGGTTAGGGGCGAGGAGAGAAAGATTCAGGATGCATTCGAAAAATTGATCTCGCGGAGATCCAGTCTTACGGCCAAAGCAAAGCAGTTACAGAAAGCTATTGAGGAGTTAAAACAGGCTTCCGGCTCCTGTCCGACGTGTGGGAGAGAGCTTGATGAGGCTCATAGAAAAGAGATAATTGAAAGCTACCGAAACGAGCTAAAATATCTGAAAACTAAGCTTGATGAACTGAATGAACTCGAAAGAGTGCTTAAGGAAAAGAAGAACAAGATTGAAAGGGCATTGGGCAGACAGGAACAGATTTTGAAGTACAAACAGATTGCCGATGAGTTCAGACAGTTGAGTGAAGAGATCGCTAAAGTTGATGTTGAGAGCTTCAGGAAGGCGAATGAAGAATATGAGAAATTAAAGGAAGAAATCGGAAAGCTGAGAGGGCAGGAAAAAGTCCTTCTAACTTCAGCAAACCGTATTGATACACTTAGACGGAGCCTGATGGATGCGGAAAAAGAGCTTGATAGATTGCACTCTGAAAGGAAGGAAGTAATGAGTTCTGTGGTTGAGAAGGGTTTTGATAGTATTGAAGAGCTTGAAGAAAAAATTAAGGAGCTGAAATATCACTACGATAGATGGCTTGAGTTGAGAAACTCGAAAACCAGATTGAATCAGGAGAGGGAGAAGGTTGAAAAAATAGAAAGTGAGATTGAGGAGACACAAAGGTTGATTTATGAAAGGAGAGAAGAGCTCAGCAGAATTAACAGGAGGATGGAAGAAATTAAGGCCGTCTACAATGAAGAGGATCATAAAAGAGTTTCAGAATTGTTTTTGAAGAAGAGCAAGGAGATTTCAGGATTGAAGAGCAGAAAAGATGTTCTCGAAAGCAATCTGCTGAATCTTAAAAGGGATTTGGAGTACCTTGAAAAGCAACTCGACCTTCTGAAGGACTACAGAAGAAGACTGGAGGTGATTGAGAGAAAGGCGATCCCGGAACTGTCAAAAATAAGGGAGAAGTTCAGAAAATACAGAAATATCATTGCTGAAGCGGCGATGAAGGAGGTTGAGAGATATGCTTCTGAAATCTTCGAGGAGCTAACCGAAGGGAAGTACTCTGGCGTCAGACTGAGAAAAGTGACGGAGAGAGGTAGAGAGAGGCTGAGAGTTTTTGTGGTCTATCAGGGTGAAGAGAAGGACGTGGGCTTTCTAAGTGGAGGGGAGATGATAGCTCTCGGTCTAGCCTTCAGACTCGCTCTGTCAATGTTTATGATAAGGGGGAGGATTCCACTGCTTATTCTGGATGAGCCGACGCCGTATCTCGATGAGGAAAGGAGAAGGAAGCTTGTGGACATTACCACAAACTATCTCAGAAAAATTCCGCAGGTGATAATCGTATCTCACGACGATGAGCTTAAAGATGCCGCAGACAGGGTTATTCTCGTTGACCATCACGGTGGAGTCTCGAGGGTCAGGTATGTGGAGGCTCAGTGACGAGCTGCTGAGGGAATTTGAAAGGACGCTTGAAGAAAGCTACTCAAATGTCGTGAACATAGCCCGATCGATTAAACACAGGTGGCGAGACCTCCCGGAACCCGAAATCTGCTCTGTGTGCGGGGTTGATGGAAGCAGAGGTGTTGAAAGACTCAGTGGCCTCGTTTTTTATATTGTGTCGGCAGCATCGGTGGGGGAAGATATAAGGGAAATGCACGAGGTTACAACGCTGAAACCACACATGCACATCGAGGAGAGGATCAGGCTGCATATGCATACCAGTGAGTACAGACTTGGCAGTTTGGCCGAAGAGGAGATAGTGTTAATGGACGGAACACTGAGGGGAGCCATAATACGCCCTCCAACGTATCTTGACAGAAATGTTTACTCAACCCTTTCGAACCTCTATGATCTGGAGGGGATTATCGACGATTACATCACGGTTCTGGACAGGTGGCACTCTGAGATTACGGAGGATGTTGTGAATGGGATTGCCAGAAAGAATTATCTGCTGACGAGGACGGAGTATTTTGACCGCATTGAAAAAGGGTGCAGGAAGGGTGGTGAGGGCGATAAAGACAACCTGATGATTCTGATGGAGTACGTTGAGTACCTTCATGCCCTCAACAAACTTCTGGACAGAAACGTTATTTTTGTTGCAAAAAGTTTTTACACCAATGAGTTCACGGCAAACTCTTCTATAACGGATTCTGCAGTGCTGGACTACATTGCGAGAGAGCAGTTCGGAGAGGAAAAGGCGGGATTCATCCAGTTCAAGCCAGAATTGAAAAAGTCACTGCCCTGGTATGCGAAGAAGTTTAAGA
The DNA window shown above is from Archaeoglobus neptunius and carries:
- a CDS encoding DNA double-strand break repair nuclease NurA, giving the protein MWRLSDELLREFERTLEESYSNVVNIARSIKHRWRDLPEPEICSVCGVDGSRGVERLSGLVFYIVSAASVGEDIREMHEVTTLKPHMHIEERIRLHMHTSEYRLGSLAEEEIVLMDGTLRGAIIRPPTYLDRNVYSTLSNLYDLEGIIDDYITVLDRWHSEITEDVVNGIARKNYLLTRTEYFDRIEKGCRKGGEGDKDNLMILMEYVEYLHALNKLLDRNVIFVAKSFYTNEFTANSSITDSAVLDYIAREQFGEEKAGFIQFKPELKKSLPWYAKKFKKLIKAEIFGAFVRFADGGNIYMLESTKPIEDGTIARLCSLEADGYLIPLIHAHKHAEIKRRELKTIMNAMLAATDSKYSFLLKKGREPLE
- the rad50 gene encoding DNA double-strand break repair ATPase Rad50; translated protein: MSLVIREIQIRNFRSHSNSKVEFDTGINLIAGRNGAGKSSILEAILVAFYGPRPAGLRKNELVRINSPGYSLSLTFEINGKEVTITRSSNGEARLTGMEIIEGDSNITEWVEKHICPSHIFTGAIYVRQGEIDSIVRDDEGRERIIRKITRIDDYENAWKNLGTVLRILEKEKEDYRTFLEQEDEIKKQKDDKKAEIRSTEREISEIISTIEKLEIEVEDLKRKNDEFERLKKEMEKLNTKFNEVSGDIKACESKLRMLVEQKKEIDGRIKDLEKNVEEMERIRPNAELYIELDRMLSRVVKRLKELDEAESIAREKIVRIRTELDRSGRDAEKLEEVRDRLRRVEFAVREVEEKSKIWNSLKTKLERLENLKTKLEERNYTVEIVDELYETLLKVRGEERKIQDAFEKLISRRSSLTAKAKQLQKAIEELKQASGSCPTCGRELDEAHRKEIIESYRNELKYLKTKLDELNELERVLKEKKNKIERALGRQEQILKYKQIADEFRQLSEEIAKVDVESFRKANEEYEKLKEEIGKLRGQEKVLLTSANRIDTLRRSLMDAEKELDRLHSERKEVMSSVVEKGFDSIEELEEKIKELKYHYDRWLELRNSKTRLNQEREKVEKIESEIEETQRLIYERREELSRINRRMEEIKAVYNEEDHKRVSELFLKKSKEISGLKSRKDVLESNLLNLKRDLEYLEKQLDLLKDYRRRLEVIERKAIPELSKIREKFRKYRNIIAEAAMKEVERYASEIFEELTEGKYSGVRLRKVTERGRERLRVFVVYQGEEKDVGFLSGGEMIALGLAFRLALSMFMIRGRIPLLILDEPTPYLDEERRRKLVDITTNYLRKIPQVIIVSHDDELKDAADRVILVDHHGGVSRVRYVEAQ